The Desulfovibrio desulfuricans DSM 642 genome includes a window with the following:
- a CDS encoding class I SAM-dependent rRNA methyltransferase has product MRKLCLKKNEDRRLRAGHLWIFANEVDVKQSPLTDFAPGEAATLCDWRGAPLGSVYVNPASLICARLHSRKPDVELDEALLAQRLESALALRQRLYPGPWYRLCHGEGDFLPGLVIDRYGDHLTVQVTTAGMEQRREALTAALHTLLHPTSILWANDLAARGLENLSREQQSEGQLPERLEVPENGCRFFAPCATGQKTGWFFDQRPNRAELARYAKDADVLDIFSYVGGFGVTAAAAGARSVTFVDASAQALAFAEENSRANAPGCEAQTLCGDAFDLLRQMRDEGRRFQAISLDPPAFIKRRKDAALGLAAYKQANDLAVQLLAPGGILATSSCSHHLETQSLRACLTQAAAKRKLHARILFAGGQGPDHPIHAAMPETAYLKCFIAQVGA; this is encoded by the coding sequence ATGCGCAAACTCTGTCTCAAAAAAAATGAAGATCGGCGTCTGCGCGCCGGGCACCTCTGGATTTTCGCCAATGAGGTGGACGTAAAACAAAGCCCGCTTACCGACTTTGCCCCCGGCGAAGCCGCAACCCTGTGCGACTGGCGCGGCGCGCCTCTTGGCAGCGTGTACGTCAATCCTGCTTCGCTTATCTGCGCCCGCCTGCACAGCCGCAAGCCCGATGTGGAGCTGGACGAGGCCCTGCTGGCCCAAAGGCTGGAATCGGCACTGGCCCTGCGCCAGCGCCTCTACCCCGGCCCCTGGTATCGGCTTTGCCACGGCGAGGGCGATTTTTTGCCCGGTCTGGTCATTGACCGCTACGGCGACCACCTGACCGTGCAGGTCACCACTGCGGGCATGGAGCAAAGGCGCGAAGCGCTCACAGCCGCCCTGCACACGCTGCTGCATCCCACGTCCATTCTCTGGGCCAACGACCTTGCCGCGCGCGGGCTTGAAAACCTCTCCCGCGAGCAGCAGAGCGAAGGGCAATTGCCCGAAAGGCTGGAAGTACCGGAAAACGGCTGCCGCTTTTTCGCGCCCTGCGCCACAGGCCAGAAAACCGGCTGGTTTTTCGACCAGCGCCCCAACAGGGCGGAACTGGCGCGCTATGCCAAGGATGCCGATGTGCTGGATATTTTCAGCTATGTTGGCGGGTTCGGCGTTACCGCTGCGGCTGCGGGCGCGCGCTCCGTCACCTTTGTGGATGCCTCGGCCCAGGCGCTCGCCTTTGCGGAAGAAAACTCCAGGGCCAACGCTCCCGGCTGCGAAGCCCAGACTCTGTGCGGCGACGCCTTTGACCTGCTGCGCCAGATGCGCGACGAGGGCCGCCGTTTTCAGGCCATCAGCCTTGATCCCCCGGCCTTCATCAAGCGCCGCAAGGACGCGGCCCTCGGGCTTGCGGCCTACAAGCAGGCCAATGACCTCGCGGTGCAACTGCTGGCGCCGGGGGGCATACTTGCCACCTCGTCCTGTTCGCACCATCTTGAAACGCAGTCTTTGCGCGCTTGCTTGACGCAGGCTGCCGCCAAGCGCAAACTGCATGCCCGTATTCTTTTTGCCGGGGGCCAGGGGCCGGATCATCCCATCCACGCCGCCATGCCCGAAACGGCCTATCTGAAGTGCTTTATCGCCCAAGTGGGCGCGTAA
- the nadB gene encoding L-aspartate oxidase, protein MNSIRRHVPVLIIGSGVAGCTAALTLADSGCDVLLLNAGDRLADGNSELAQGGIIYQANPTPEHPSDAPALEKDILVAGHNYNYNKAVSFLCAQGPQCVDEVLIKRAQVPFDRNEDGTFNLTREGGHSTQRILHCADFSGRAIMEGLTAQVLAHPRITRLHRRAAIDLLTSHHHAKASQYRYEVRNRCLGAYVLNEETGETETILADWTVLATGGVGQVFLHSTNAPGCVGTGMSMAFRAGVDLANLEFMQFHPTALYEERSNRRSLITEAMRGEGARLLDSKGRAFMLDHDPRGDLAPRDVVAQAMMDEMLHTGAPCLYLDVSGVEQDVPTRFPTVYEKCREAGIDILKEPIPVVPAAHYFCGGVLTDVHGRTSLHGLYAIGECACTGLHGANRLASTSLLEALVWGVSSGKDLAHRVVAESGLPKALASAIPDWKHEGDERRDDPALVAQDWTNIRNTMWNYVGIARTEARLRRAFEDMRDLVRHIHDFYKRTRISRRLVDLFHGSQTSYIITQAALRNKVSIGCHHRVD, encoded by the coding sequence GTGAATTCTATTCGCCGTCATGTGCCCGTGCTGATCATCGGCTCGGGCGTTGCCGGATGCACCGCTGCACTTACCCTTGCCGATTCCGGCTGCGACGTTCTCCTGCTCAACGCCGGAGACCGGCTGGCTGACGGCAACTCCGAGCTTGCCCAGGGCGGCATCATCTATCAGGCAAATCCCACGCCAGAACATCCCTCGGACGCGCCAGCGCTGGAAAAGGACATTCTGGTTGCAGGGCACAATTATAATTACAACAAGGCCGTCAGCTTTCTGTGCGCGCAAGGGCCACAGTGCGTGGATGAGGTGCTCATCAAGCGCGCCCAGGTACCCTTTGACCGCAACGAGGACGGCACGTTCAACCTCACGCGCGAGGGCGGGCATTCCACCCAGCGCATTCTGCACTGCGCCGATTTTTCGGGCCGGGCCATCATGGAGGGCCTCACCGCCCAGGTGCTGGCGCACCCGCGCATCACGCGGCTGCACCGCCGCGCCGCCATCGACCTTCTGACCAGCCACCACCACGCCAAGGCCTCGCAGTACCGATATGAAGTGCGCAACCGCTGCCTCGGCGCGTACGTGCTCAATGAAGAAACCGGCGAGACGGAAACAATCCTCGCGGACTGGACAGTGCTTGCCACCGGCGGCGTGGGGCAGGTGTTTCTGCACTCCACCAACGCGCCCGGCTGCGTGGGCACGGGCATGTCCATGGCCTTTCGCGCAGGCGTTGACCTTGCCAACCTCGAGTTCATGCAGTTCCACCCAACCGCGCTGTACGAAGAACGCAGCAACCGCCGCTCGCTCATTACCGAGGCCATGCGCGGCGAGGGCGCGCGCCTGCTTGACAGCAAGGGCCGCGCCTTCATGCTCGACCACGACCCCAGGGGCGACCTGGCCCCGCGTGACGTGGTGGCCCAGGCCATGATGGACGAGATGCTGCACACCGGCGCGCCCTGCCTCTATCTGGACGTGAGCGGCGTGGAGCAGGACGTGCCCACGCGCTTTCCTACCGTATACGAAAAGTGCCGCGAGGCCGGCATCGACATCCTCAAGGAGCCCATCCCCGTCGTGCCCGCGGCCCACTACTTCTGCGGCGGCGTACTCACCGATGTGCATGGCCGCACCTCGCTGCACGGACTCTACGCCATCGGCGAATGCGCCTGCACCGGCCTGCACGGGGCCAACCGCCTTGCCAGCACATCCCTGCTTGAGGCATTGGTATGGGGCGTGAGCAGCGGCAAGGATCTGGCCCACCGCGTGGTGGCCGAAAGCGGCCTGCCCAAGGCTCTGGCCTCCGCCATCCCCGACTGGAAACATGAAGGCGACGAACGCAGGGACGACCCGGCCCTTGTGGCTCAGGACTGGACAAACATCCGCAATACCATGTGGAACTATGTGGGCATTGCCCGCACAGAGGCGCGCCTGCGCCGCGCCTTTGAAGATATGCGCGACCTTGTGCGGCATATCCACGACTTTTACAAGCGCACACGCATATCGCGGCGGCTGGTGGATCTTTTCCACGGCTCGCAGACCTCGTATATCATCACGCAGGCCGCGTTGCGCAACAAGGTAAGTATTGGCTGCCACCACCGGGTGGATTAA
- the nadA gene encoding quinolinate synthase NadA — translation MQDTSAAIASLKKQLGANLCIMGHHYQNDNVVRHCDITGDSLELARRVPGIDAAHIVFCGVYFMGESAALLAKPGQSVHLPSLDADCLMSRMTPAPLARKVLEQLAATGRKIIPLAYVNTDLALKAVVGEFGGAVCTSANAKIMLRWALDQGDGVLFLPDRHLGNNTAETLGISQEERHVLRVGAAGLVQPETQPLDRKLLLWPGCCAIHARFEPDDVEAIRAEYPGCRVIAHPECRQEVIEACDGAGSTSYLIKEAARVAAEEPGTTLVVGTENNLVYRLAERHAGQCRILPLGHAICSNMAKVTEKKLLTTLQSVAAGAASPLHIEENLCPPARLSLTRMLEACGN, via the coding sequence ATGCAAGACACAAGCGCTGCAATCGCATCCCTGAAAAAACAGCTTGGCGCGAATCTGTGTATAATGGGGCATCACTACCAGAACGATAACGTGGTGCGCCACTGCGACATCACCGGCGATTCGCTGGAGCTTGCCCGCCGCGTTCCCGGCATTGACGCGGCCCACATTGTTTTTTGCGGCGTCTATTTTATGGGGGAATCCGCGGCCCTGCTGGCAAAGCCCGGCCAGAGCGTGCATCTGCCCAGCCTGGACGCAGACTGCCTCATGTCGCGCATGACCCCGGCCCCTCTGGCCCGCAAGGTGCTGGAGCAGCTCGCAGCCACAGGCCGCAAGATCATTCCGCTGGCTTACGTCAACACCGATCTGGCCCTCAAGGCCGTGGTGGGCGAATTTGGCGGCGCGGTCTGCACCTCGGCCAATGCCAAGATCATGCTGCGCTGGGCGCTGGATCAGGGCGACGGCGTGCTCTTTCTGCCCGACAGGCATCTGGGCAACAATACCGCCGAAACCCTGGGCATCAGCCAAGAGGAACGCCATGTGCTGCGCGTGGGCGCTGCGGGGCTGGTACAGCCAGAAACCCAGCCCCTTGACCGCAAGCTGCTGCTCTGGCCCGGCTGTTGCGCCATCCACGCGCGCTTTGAACCCGATGATGTGGAAGCTATCCGCGCCGAATACCCCGGCTGCCGCGTCATCGCCCACCCCGAATGCAGACAGGAAGTCATTGAAGCCTGCGACGGCGCTGGTTCCACGTCATATCTTATCAAGGAGGCGGCCCGCGTAGCCGCCGAAGAACCGGGCACGACCCTTGTTGTCGGCACGGAAAACAACCTTGTGTACCGTCTGGCCGAGCGCCATGCGGGCCAGTGCCGCATCCTGCCGCTGGGGCATGCCATTTGCAGCAACATGGCCAAGGTTACGGAAAAGAAGCTTCTGACCACGCTGCAAAGCGTAGCCGCCGGAGCAGCCTCGCCTCTGCACATTGAGGAGAACCTCTGCCCCCCCGCCCGTCTCTCCCTAACCCGCATGCTTGAAGCTTGCGGTAACTGA
- the nadC gene encoding carboxylating nicotinate-nucleotide diphosphorylase, which produces MFTPWAAFFSPEGQRLLQKSIDLALEEDGPEMTALGLFAPESSMNAVIRAKEDTLVVGLPVIGAVFKSLGAPFTWRALVREAASVPSMTEVAHISAPATAMLKAERVILNFITHLSGIANLTARYVRELEGTGVRLLDTRKTTPGLRWIEKYAVQAGGGHNHRKNLTEMLMLKDNHIDAAGSITAAVAKLRAHYAPCPPIEVECRTLAHVREAVAAKADRIMMDNMDGQRLSEALALVPRSIETEVSGGVRLDTIRALALTEPRRPDFISVGRLTHSAVSADFSMTLLTV; this is translated from the coding sequence ATGTTCACGCCCTGGGCCGCATTTTTCTCTCCCGAAGGTCAGCGGCTACTCCAAAAATCCATCGACCTCGCTCTTGAGGAAGACGGCCCTGAAATGACCGCTCTGGGACTTTTTGCCCCAGAATCCTCCATGAACGCCGTAATCCGCGCCAAGGAAGACACCCTGGTTGTGGGCCTGCCTGTTATTGGCGCCGTTTTCAAAAGCCTCGGCGCGCCTTTTACGTGGCGCGCACTGGTCAGGGAAGCCGCCTCCGTGCCCTCCATGACAGAGGTTGCGCACATCTCGGCCCCGGCCACGGCCATGCTCAAGGCCGAGCGCGTCATTCTGAACTTCATCACCCATCTTTCGGGCATTGCCAACCTCACGGCCCGCTATGTGCGTGAACTGGAAGGCACTGGCGTGCGTCTGCTCGATACCCGCAAAACCACTCCCGGTCTGCGCTGGATCGAAAAGTACGCCGTTCAGGCGGGCGGCGGGCACAACCACCGCAAAAACCTGACCGAAATGCTCATGCTCAAAGACAACCACATCGATGCCGCTGGTTCCATCACTGCGGCGGTTGCCAAACTGCGCGCGCATTACGCGCCCTGCCCGCCCATCGAGGTGGAGTGCCGAACCCTTGCCCATGTGCGCGAAGCGGTAGCCGCCAAAGCTGACCGCATCATGATGGACAACATGGACGGCCAGCGCCTTTCCGAGGCTCTCGCCCTTGTGCCCCGCTCCATCGAAACGGAAGTGAGCGGCGGCGTGCGGCTGGATACCATCCGTGCCCTTGCGCTCACCGAGCCGCGCAGGCCCGATTTTATTTCTGTGGGGCGTCTGACCCATTCCGCAGTGTCGGCAGATTTCAGCATGACCCTGCTGACAGTGTAG
- the mgtE gene encoding magnesium transporter produces the protein MADQHNDKFRTDPAEQPGSAQPPVVPPHPSSEKDTLPPDAASLLTAERPDVHAEDFAAEYADAEFVHPADMADHLENLSLEKQVSTLSRMSKEDAAEALAELDENMAVDVLENLDDDVAAQIIAEMSPDDAADVLDELDEDHRDALLEKLDREDSEELRNLLNFDPDSAGGVMNTELILLEKNFTADEAIAHIRSEMEDKESPYYAYVVDEHQVLVGVLSLRDLMLARPGTIVGDAVSGQSVVSVTYDTDEREVASLLSHYNFMAMPVVDNEGHILGVVTYDDIMDIMHEEASADMLGMVGADPEESVDTPWLESVRKRLPWLFVNMINSALSASVVYMFEGSIAQMAVLAVLMPMVANQAGNTGQQALAVMIRQLATDRFDQKKAWMAVVREGKIGIVTGMAMAVVAFFAAWWFTGLPMVGAVMGGALLCDMLLGAVAGGSIPLIFRALGRDPAQASSIFLTTITDGAGFFIFLGLASLFIL, from the coding sequence ATGGCAGATCAGCACAACGACAAATTCCGTACCGATCCTGCGGAACAGCCCGGCAGCGCGCAGCCTCCTGTAGTACCTCCCCACCCTTCGTCTGAAAAAGACACCCTGCCCCCGGACGCGGCCTCTCTGCTGACTGCGGAGCGGCCTGACGTCCATGCTGAAGATTTTGCCGCGGAATACGCCGATGCCGAGTTTGTGCATCCGGCTGACATGGCCGACCATCTGGAGAATCTGAGTCTCGAAAAGCAGGTCAGTACCCTGAGCCGCATGTCCAAGGAGGACGCCGCCGAGGCGTTGGCCGAACTGGACGAGAATATGGCCGTGGATGTGCTGGAAAATCTGGACGACGACGTAGCCGCCCAGATTATCGCCGAGATGTCGCCTGACGACGCCGCCGACGTGCTGGACGAACTGGACGAGGATCACCGCGACGCCCTGCTGGAAAAGCTCGACCGCGAAGATTCGGAAGAATTGCGCAACCTGCTCAATTTTGATCCGGATTCTGCGGGCGGTGTCATGAACACCGAGCTTATTCTGCTGGAAAAGAATTTCACGGCAGATGAAGCTATTGCCCATATCCGCAGCGAAATGGAAGACAAGGAAAGCCCCTACTACGCCTACGTGGTGGACGAGCATCAGGTGCTTGTGGGCGTGCTTTCGCTGCGTGACCTCATGCTGGCGCGGCCCGGCACCATCGTGGGCGACGCGGTTTCGGGCCAGAGCGTTGTCAGCGTCACCTACGATACGGACGAGCGCGAAGTGGCAAGCCTGCTTTCGCACTACAATTTTATGGCCATGCCCGTTGTGGACAACGAGGGGCATATCCTCGGCGTAGTTACCTATGACGACATCATGGACATCATGCACGAAGAAGCCAGCGCCGACATGCTGGGCATGGTGGGCGCCGACCCGGAAGAAAGCGTGGATACCCCCTGGCTTGAGAGTGTGCGCAAGCGCCTGCCCTGGCTGTTTGTGAACATGATAAATTCCGCCCTGTCGGCCTCCGTGGTCTACATGTTCGAGGGCTCCATCGCCCAGATGGCCGTGCTGGCCGTGCTCATGCCCATGGTGGCCAATCAGGCGGGCAATACGGGGCAGCAGGCTCTGGCGGTGATGATCCGCCAGTTGGCCACAGACCGTTTTGACCAGAAAAAAGCCTGGATGGCCGTGGTGCGCGAGGGCAAGATCGGCATTGTCACCGGTATGGCCATGGCTGTGGTGGCCTTTTTCGCTGCATGGTGGTTCACGGGCCTGCCCATGGTGGGCGCCGTTATGGGCGGGGCACTCTTGTGCGACATGCTTTTGGGTGCTGTGGCCGGCGGCTCCATCCCGCTTATTTTTCGGGCGCTGGGGCGTGACCCCGCGCAGGCTTCAAGCATTTTTCTCACTACCATCACCGATGGCGCAGGCTTTTTTATCTTTTTGGGCCTGGCCTCTCTGTTCATTTTATAA
- a CDS encoding response regulator, with amino-acid sequence MPLQRRGCYRATLRCPVCCIIAAAALLPRSQGMEAFRLCPPSPESTPTAAAGEAGRNISCESRKAVPMGDIPGEVCRILLVDDHKLLMEGVRSLLAPYGHLRVVGMAQNGGEAVALAASLQPHLLVLDLGMPGMNGLETGRAVLEVRPQTRILIYTGHEDQRWLPELIDLGIMGHVRKSESPGVLLRAIESVRAGEIYLSFPDPGGRVAAMLRQRREAADTANADAGADLGALSPREKEIFRLLADGMSVKSIAAELYISPKTVETHKYNLLTKLQAGSVGDLVKIAIRHGLVKV; translated from the coding sequence ATGCCCCTGCAACGTCGCGGCTGTTACAGGGCAACCTTGCGTTGCCCCGTGTGCTGCATCATAGCCGCTGCGGCTTTGTTGCCGCGCAGTCAGGGCATGGAGGCCTTCCGGCTTTGTCCCCCATCGCCGGAATCAACGCCAACAGCCGCCGCAGGGGAAGCGGGCCGAAACATCAGCTGCGAGAGCCGCAAAGCCGTGCCAATGGGTGATATTCCGGGCGAGGTCTGCCGCATTTTGCTGGTGGACGATCACAAGCTGCTTATGGAAGGCGTGCGCAGTCTGCTTGCGCCCTACGGGCATCTGCGCGTTGTGGGCATGGCCCAGAACGGGGGCGAGGCTGTGGCGCTGGCGGCATCCCTGCAACCGCATCTGCTGGTGCTTGACCTTGGCATGCCCGGCATGAACGGCCTTGAAACAGGGCGCGCCGTGCTTGAGGTGCGGCCCCAGACGCGTATTTTGATCTATACCGGGCATGAAGATCAGCGCTGGCTGCCGGAGCTTATTGATCTGGGCATCATGGGGCATGTGCGCAAGTCTGAATCGCCCGGCGTGCTGCTGCGTGCCATTGAAAGTGTGCGCGCGGGTGAGATTTATCTGAGTTTTCCCGATCCGGGCGGGCGTGTGGCGGCCATGCTGCGTCAGCGGCGCGAGGCTGCCGATACTGCGAATGCTGATGCCGGGGCTGATCTGGGGGCGCTTTCGCCCCGCGAGAAAGAGATTTTTCGTTTGCTGGCTGACGGCATGAGCGTCAAGAGCATCGCTGCGGAGCTGTATATCAGCCCCAAGACTGTGGAAACCCACAAGTACAATCTGCTTACCAAGTTGCAGGCCGGGTCTGTGGGGGATTTGGTCAAGATTGCCATCCGGCACGGTCTTGTGAAGGTGTAG